CACCCAGCTCATCGTCACCGGATCGCCCGGCGCGCCCGAGTTCGGATCGAGAGTCAGCTGCGAGGTGGCCGAAGCAGGCGCCGCCGTCGCGATTCCGGCCAGTCCCAGCACGCCGAGCACAGCAATAATCCGACGAATCATGATCCCTCCCCAGGTTTCGAACCTCCCACGATAGAACGCGCGCGCTGCGCAAGCTAGTGGTGCTGCGCGGCCGGATCGACGGGCAAGCGACCGCCGCGGAACAGCAGCGCGGCTACTACCGCACCACCAAGGAATACCGCCGCCGCGGTCCAGAACACCAGGTGGTATCCGGCGAAGGTCGCCTCGACGGGAGCCCCGGGGTGCGCGGCCAGGTATCCGGCGGTCGCGGACGTTGCGAGCGAGCTGAACACCGCGGTTCCGATGGAGCCGCCGATCTGCTGGGCCGTCGTCACCAGCGCGGACGCCACCCCGGCGTCATGCGGCCGGACACAGCTGGTCGCGGCGTTCTGCACTGGGCCGAAAATGAAGCCGAATCCCACTCCGGTAACGAGAAGCGCGGGCAGGATGTTCGCCGCATAACTCGAATCCGCGCCGATTCCGGTGAGGAGAGCCATGCCCGCCGCGGCGAGGAGGCAGCCCAGCGAGACGATCGGCCGCGGCCCCCAGCGCGGCAGGAGCACCGCGCCGGAGAACACCGCTCCCGCCATGACCAGGCCGATCATCGGCAGGAACGCCACGCCGGTCTGCACCGGGCTGAACCCCAGCGTATTCGCGAGATAGAACGTGAGGAACAGGAATACCGCGAACATCCCGGTCCCGGTGATGCCCAGGGTCAGGTACGCGGCTCCGCGGACCCGGTCGAGGACTACTCGCAGCGGCAGCAGTGGATGGGCGGTGCGGCGTTCGATGGCCACGAAGGCGGCGATCAGCGCGAGACCCGCGAGTGCGGGCCCGAGAGTCCGGAGGTCGGGCCAACCATTCCTTTCCGCAGTGCCGAGGCCGAAGACGAGCCCGATCAAGCCGAGCACCACGACGACCGCGCCCGCGACGTCGAGCCGGACTCGCTGCGGCCGCTCTTCGTCGTGGAGAAGCACCAGGCCGCCGACGAACGCGATCGCCGCGATGATCAGGTTGACGTAGAGGCACCACCGCCACGACAAGCCCTGGGTCAGGACGCCGCCGAGCAGCAATCCCACCGCCCCGCCCGCGCCGGAGATCGCGCCGAAGATGCCGAAGGCGCGGCCGCGTTCCTTGGCGTCGTCGGCGAAAGTGAGCGACAGCAAGGACAATGCGGCAGGCGCGAGCATCGCGGCGAACGCGCCTTGGCCGATTCGCGCGGCCAGCAGGGTCGCGAAATTCCCGGCGGCGCCACCGACCGCGGAAGCGAGCGCGAACCCGCCGACGCCGACGAGGAACAGCCGCTTTCGTCCAAAGTGGTCAGAGAGCCGGCCGCCGAGGAGCAGGAGACTGCCGAACGCGAGCGCGTAGCCGGTCAGCACCCATTGCCGGTAATCGGCGGGGAAACCGAGGTCGTGCTGCGCGCTCGGCAGGGCGATGTTGACGATCGTGGAGTCGAGGACGTCCATCAGCTGGGCGAGGCTCAGCACGACGAGCGTGAGCCAGCGATGCTGGTGGCGCACGCTTCGAGGAGCCGACTGGGCTATCCCGGTCGGCGCGAGGTCAGAGTTCATGAGGTTCTCTCGAGGGAGGGCCCGTCAACCGGGCAGAAGGACGAGCTTTCCGCGCACGCGGCCCGATTCGCCGACCCGGTGCGCTTCCGCGACGTCGGACAGCGGGAACGTCAGCCCGACGGGCAGGGTGAACTTTCCGGCTTCGACCAGCTCGCCGAGTTGAGATATCACGTATAGCGCGTGGCCGCCGTCGCCGCGGCTGAAGCGCACGCCGTACTGCTCGGCACCGGCGAAATCGGCGATGGTGACGACGTGTTCCGGACCGCCCGCGAGCTGGATCAATTCCGGCAGCACCCCGCTTCCGGCGACGTCCAGCGCCAGGTCGACGCCGTCGGGCGCGAGCGCGCGGACCCGGTCTGGCATACCAGGTCCGTAGGCGACGGGTGCCGCCCCGAGCGAGCGCAGAAAGTCATGCGTGGCAGGGCTTCCCGTGCCGATCACCCGCGCGTCCCGGGCCGCGGCAAGCTGAACCGCGGCACTGCCGACGCTGCCGGAAGCACCATTGACGAGCAGCGTCGTGCCGCTCGCCACGCCGAGCTGATCAAGTACACGCGCTGCCGTCTCCGCAGCCGCGGGCAGTGCGGCAGCCTCGGCAAAACCAAGCGACGGCGGGATGGGCGTGTAGCAGAACAGCACGGCCAATTCCGCTTGCGCACCACCGGAAGCAGCGAATCCGAACACCCGGTCGCCGATCTCCACCTCCGTGACGCCCTCGCCGATTTCGTCCACGACGCCCGCCGCCTCGTGCCCCATGGTCTGCGGCAGTTCCTGATCCATCAGGCCCTGGCGTTTCTTCCAGTCGCTCGCGTTGACTCCCGCGGCTCGCACGGAAATCCGAACCTCGCCGGGGCCCGGGTGCGGATCCGGGACGTCCACGAGTTCGAGGACTTCCGGGCCGCCGAAGACGCTGAACCGGACCGATTTCACGAGGTGCTCCCTTCTCGGCCAGACGCCGAGGATCAAAGAGGCAGGCACGGGCAATCGCGGCCTGCGCACGGGTTCGCATACGGCCGCCCCTACCGTTACGAACACCGTTCTATCAACGAACAGTGTTCTTGTCAACGCGCACGAGACCGCGACCAGGTGTGCTGGACTTGCTTTTCAACAGGTCAAACAGGTGCCTGACCTGCGTCGGGACGCCGACGGCCCCGGACGGCGGATCGCCTAGCGACGCGCCAGACCGTCGATCATCACGTCGAGCGTGAAGTCGAACCGGTCATGCCCCTCGCCAGCAGTCAACTCGACGGCATGGCGAGCGGTGCAAGGAAATTCCTCCGCGGGCAAGGCCGCGAGACGACGCTGCATCTCGTCCCGTCCGACGACCCACACGGCGTCCTTCTCCTCCACCCGCCGCCGCACGATCGACGCCTCGAGGCAGTAGGCGGCCACGTAGAGCAGCAGGGAATCGACGCCCCACGCCGCGGCCTGCGCCGGGACGCCGCCGTTCAGCAGGATCGCCAGCATCCCCTCGTTGAGCCGCGCGGTGTCGAGGTCGGTGGGCGCCACCGCGAACGCGGCGCCGGAGATCCCGGGGTAGGCCAGGTACAGGTCGCGCAGCTGGCCGCACACGTCGCGGATCTGCGAGCGCCAGTTCGCCGCGTCCGGCTCCGGCAGGACGATTTTCGCGCACAGCCGCGCGATGAGCAGCTCGTCGAGGTCGGTCTTGTTGACGACGTGCGCGTAAAGCGAGGCGGGACCGGTGTTCAGCGCGTCGGCCACGCGGCGCATGGACAACGCCTCGTACCCCTCGGCGGCGATGATCTCCAGCGCGGCGTCGACGACCTGCTCGACGGTGATCGGCACCGTGCGCCGCCGGGGTTTCGGGCCGGTTCCGGGTTTCGGCGGCTGGTGCCGGGCCGCGCGCCGCTCCTTGGGATCCACGGGTGCACCTTATCTCGGAGCGTTCGCTTGCCGAACGCCGTTCGTCCCTGCTAGCCGATGGTCGCTATATACTGATAGTCGGTATATGCTCCTGCCATGAACGACGGTCCTTTGCGCGAGCCGACCTTCCTGGTCCTCACCGCGCTCGCTGCCCAGCCTCAGCACGGCTACGGCGTGCTGCGCGATGTCGAGACGATCTCCGACGGCCAGGTCACCCTGCGAGCCGGCACGTTGTACGCCGCGCTGGACCGGCTGCACGCGGAGGGCTGGGTGGAAGTGGATCGCGAGGAAGTCGTGGACAGCAGGCTGCGCCGCTACTACCGCCTGACCGAAGCGGGAGCCGCGCGGCTGACCGCGGAAGTCCAGCGGCGGCAACGCCACACGACCGCGGCCGAACGACGGCTTCAGCTCCGCAGCGCGGGAGGACTGGCGTGACCAAGCTGGAAAGACGCTACCGGCGGCTGCTGGCGTTGTACCCGCGCGCGCACCGAGCCGCGCACGGCGAAGAAATGCTGGGAGTACTGCTCGACGACGCCGGAAATCGAAGCACGCCAGGGGTCGCGGGAACCGTCGACCTCATCTGGGGTGCCGTCCAAGTCCACTGGCGGCACACGTTGAGCGGGCGCCGCGACACCCTCGCGATCGTCAGCCTGCTGGCACCAGTGCTCCTCCTGGCTGGAGCCGCTTCCACCGTGCGCGAGATCCGAAGCGTGGCCCGGCTGGACGGTTGGGTGCTGCGGATGTGGCTGGGCGCGCTCGCGGACGTTCCGGTGTGGTCGGCCTGGCTGGCCGCCGTCGTGCTCGGGGTGTGCGGCATGCGCCGGGCCTCGGTGGTCCTCGCCTGGGTGGCCACCGGTGCCTTGCTCACCGTCACGGTTCTCGATCCCGTCCGGCATTGGTCGGTCGACGTGTCCGCGGGCTGGGTGTTGCTCAGCGTTTTCGCGGCGCTCTCGATGACCGCGTCGCCGGGACCACGCCGCGGGTTGGCTTTGCTGGGCCGACTGCGACTGTCCATTGTGGCCGGTACAGTCGTGGTGCTGCTTGCGCTGACGACGACCACTCGGGGCGTACATCTGCCCCTCGCCCAACTGGTGCAACTCGCAGTGCTCGTAGTGGGCGTCTTCGCCGCCTGCCGTCTTCGCACGCGAAGCGGGCGCCGTGCGGCGTTGATCCTTCTCGCGCCGCTCATTGTCGTACCAGTGGCCGCACGAGTGCTCGGACGCCTTGATGTCTACCCCGTCCTGCCCGTCGTTTTCTATGCCATCCCGGCAGTGGTCATGGGGGGATTCGCCGTTCTGCTGCACCGGTTCGACCGGCGTCCTCAACCGGACCGAACGGATCAGCGGCCGGGATCGTGCTCCTCAGCGTAGGAACGGCCCCACGCCGCCATGGCGTTCAGCACCTCCTGCGCGTTCTCGCCCAGTTCCGTCAGGCTGTATTCCACTTTCGGCGGCACCTGCGGATAGACCACGCGGCGCAGCAGGCCGTCGGATTCCAGTTCGCGGAGCTGGCGGGTCAGCACTCGGTCCGTGAGATCTGACAACAGGCGCGAGAGTTCGCCGAAGCGCAGCACGCCGTGTTCGGCCAGCGCGTGCGGGATGCTTGGCTTCCACGCGCCGCCCAGCACCATCGTCGTGATCTCGGCGGCGCAGGTCGTTCGCCACGCTCGGACGGCCTTCTCCGTTTGCGGGCGCATCCGGCCTCCTCACTATCCATTCGGTCAGTACTGGACGAGGCAGTCCGTACTTGTCGACCGCGGAGGTGTCCGGACAGGATCTTCGCATGGCGTTGACCCGGGTGGAGCCGCGACGCGGGCTCGTGTTGCTCCCGTTGCTGGCTGGCGTGCTGGGCGGAAGTCTCGCCCTCGGCATGGTCACCACGGCGCTGCCGCGGCTCGCGGACGAACTGCGGGTGTCGGACTCAGCCCGGGCGTGGATCGTCGATGGGTACCCGTTAGCGCTGGCGGTCGCGATGGTCGGGGCGGCCCGGGCCGGCGACCGGTACGGGCGGAAACGCGTGCTGCTGCTTGGCGTGAGCGCGTTGGCGGTGCTGAACGCGGTGGCTGCGGCCGCCACCAACGCGGCGTTGCTGATCGTGTGCCGAGGGTTGCTCGGAGTCGCCAGCGCGTTGATTCTGGCCGGGGTCGGGGCACGATCGGCTCGTTGTTTTCCGGGCGCGATCTCGCGTTCGCCAACGGCATGTGGGTCACCGTGCTGGGCGCGGGCAACGCGCTCGGGCCGGTCGTCGGCGGATTGCTGACGGAAGGGCCGGGCTGGCGCTGGGTTTTCCTCGCATTGGTGCCGCTCGCAGTGCTCACACTCGCGTTGACGGGGTGGTTGCTTCCCGAATCGCGCGGGCAAGCGACTGCCGGGTGGGAGGTGCCGAGTCTGCTGTGGTCGGTGGCGGCGATCGGCGGGATTGTGTACGGGCTGCAGGAAGTCACCGTCTCGCCGTTGCGCGGGGTGGTGGGTGTTGCGGCGGGTGTGCTGGCCGGAATTGTGTTCGTGCGCAGGCAACTTCGGCTTCGGGAACCGCTGTTGCACATCCGGTTGTTTCTGCGCCCGGGATTCGCGTCGGCATTCGCGCGGATCGTCGTCTCCGCGGCGACGGCGGCGGCCTGTCTTTACCTCGTCAGCCTCGAACTGCAGCACGCGCAAGGACGTACACCGCTCGAAGCGGGTTTCGCGCTCGCTCCGCAAGCCGTAGCTACCGCGGTCGGCGGATTGGTCGCGCCCTTCAGTTTGAACTGGCTCCGCAGCCGGACCTCCACGTCCGTCGCGCTAGTGATTCAAGCTGTCGGCTTGGCCGCGATTCCGTTGAGCCACAAGGTGTTTCCGGTCGCCCTGGTCGGATTCGGCTACGGCGCGATCGGCACCTTGGCGACCACTGCGCTGTTCGAGGCCGCGACCGCTGAGCACGCCGGAGCGGCCGGGGCGACGCAAGAAGTGGGTTTCGCCATCGGCGCGGGCGGCGGGGTCGCGGTGTTCAGCACGGTCGCCAATTTCGGCGGCGGCTCCGGATTCGCCGCCGCGTTGATCGCGGCGGGAGCAGTCACGCTCCTCGCCGCGATCCGCTGACCGTTACCCCGCCGTCTCCTCCACTGTGGACCCGAGTCGCACCCACCGCGTCGCCCCGATCGTGCGCAGGAACGGAAGGTCGTGGCTGACCACGATGAGCGCACCGGCGTACGACCGCAGTGCTTCCGACAGTTGCCGGACGCTGGCCAGGTCCAGATTGTTCGTCGGTTCGTCCAGCAACAGCAGTTGCGGTGCCGGTTCGGCCAGCAGCAGCGTCGCCAGGGTGGCCCGGAAACGCTCGCCACCGGACAGGCTTCCGGCCGGCTGGTCCGCCCGGTTGCCGCGCAACAGGAACCGCGCGAGTTGGGCGCGGATCTCGTTGTTCGACACGGACGGCGCGGCGCGGGCCACGTTCTGCGCCGCGGACAACGTGTCGTCCAAGACGTCGAGCCGTTGCGGCAGCCAGCGCACCGGAACCGGGACCCGGACGGTCCCGGAGCGCGGTTCGATCGCCCCGGTGATCGTGCGCAGCAGCGTGGTTTTGCCGGAACCGTTCGGCCCGACCAGCGCGATCCGCTCCGGTCCGCGCACAGCGAGGTTCACCGCGAGCCCGTTCCGAAGCTCCACCTCGGACAACGTGAGCACTTCTTTCCCGGACGGCACCGAGGTTTCCGGCAGATCGATCCGGATCTCGGCGTCGGCGCGCACCGCTTCCTCGGCCGCCTTCAGCCGATCCTCGGCCTCCGTCACCTTGCCGAGGTGCATCGTGCGGTGCTTGCCCGCGGCGATTTCCGCGTCCTCCTGCCGTTTGCGCATCCGGACCTTGGGCTCGCGTTTGTTCTCCCACTGTTTCCGGCCGTACCGGGCGCGCCGGTCCAGCTTCGTCCGCGCCTCGGCCAGCTCTCGCTTCTGCCGTCTGAGATCCGACTCCGCGGCCCGCAGCATCCGCGAAGCCGCCTCCTGCTGAACGGCCACCGCCGCCTCGTAATCCTCCAGGTTGCCGCCGTAGAAGGTCACCTCCCCGGAACGCAACTCGCCGATCCGGTCGACGTGGCGCAGGAGCTCGCGATCGTGAGATACCAGCACCAGCACCCCTTTCCACGCCCGCACCGCCTCGCCGACCAGCCGCCGCGCCCGCAGGTCCAGGTTGTTGGTCGGTTCGTCGAGCACGAGCACGTCCGGCTGCCGCAGGAACTGCGCGGCGAGCCCGAGCAGGATCAGCTCGCCGCCGGACAGCTCCCCCGCCCGCGCGTCCAGGGCGACGTGCGCGAGACCGAGCTGATCGAGCGTCGCGCGGGTGCGTTCCTCGACGTCCCACTGCTCCCCGACGGTCGCGAACCAGCGTTCGTCGGCTTCCCCGCGTTCGATCGCCGCGAGTGCGGCCCGGACCGCCGCCACGCCGAGCACCTCGTCGACGCGGCGTTCGGCGGCCAGGATCAGGTTTTGCGGCAGGTAGCCGAGTTCGCCGGACACGCTGACCGACCCGGCGGCCGGCCGCAGTTCGCCGGTGATCAACCGCAGAAAGGTGGATTTCCCGGAACCGTTCAGGCCGATCAGCCCGGTCCGGCCCTCGCCGATCGCCAGGGAGAAGCCGTCGAAGACGACCTCGCCGTCCGGCCAGGCGAAGCTGAGGTCCGAGCACACAATGGAAGAAGACACAGGCGTAACTCCCCGTTCGCGAATGGACAAGAACGTGGAGACACCGCGAGCGCGGGGTACGGATTCAGGATGCCGTCCTCCGAGGCCAGACGCGCGACGGGCGAAAGAGCCCGGGATCGCGGTGTCCATACACCTCAGAAGATCAATGCACCTCTCCGATGAACGGCAGCAACTGCACTCAGCTTACCCGGCGGGCGGGACCGCGCGCGAACGAATTGACGCGCCGGGCGCGGTTCCCGCCCGCTGGCCGCTCACCGGCCGTGTTTGCCCGGGGCCGCGCTGCCGGTGTACTCGGCGAGACCGGAGACGAGTTCCGCGACGTCCGGCACGTTCTCGAACCGGATCCGGTGGACCTCGGCGATCTTCGCGCCGATCTCCGGGTCCGGGTCGTCGGTGATGTCGGACGACCCGAACTCCTCCACCAGCGGCAGCCCCAGCCGGTCCAGTTCGAGGTGCGCCGGATGGTTCATGTACTCCGAGTACCCGTCGATGTCCTCGAGCGCCAGTACCGCGCCCAGTTCGTACTTCCCGCCGAAATCGGGGCCGATGACGCGTGCCTTGACCGCTGGGATCCGGTCGAGCAGCTCGCGCATTTTCGCGGTGACGTCCGCCTTCTGCCGGGCCGTGACCTCGGGCTTGAACGTGAATCGAATGCTGTGGCAGATCATCGGTTTTCCCTAAGTTTGTGGGTGTCTGGGGTTGGTGCCCTGGATGCCCGGGGCGGTGGGGTGTAGCTGATCGGTTGTTGCCTGTTGTCGAGGCTCGAAAGGACTGGCTGCCCCGCCGTGCTGGACGCTCCGTTCGCTGATTGAGAGCTGTTGCGGGTCGTCGCTGTTTAGGGATCTGTCGGCGGGGTTGTCCACGGGCGTGACCTGCAATGACAGGAGTGGATGGGTGGCGATTCGCCTTGAGGTCTGGGTCGGGATCGATGTCGGCAAATCGATGCATCACGCGTGTGCGATCGACACCGACGGGAAGGTGCTGTTCAGTCAGAAACTCGGGAATGATCAGCGCGCGATCGAGCAGTTGATCGCTCGTGCCAGTGCGGCCGCTCAGCGGGCGCAGTGGGCGATCGATTTGACGAGTCCGATGGCGTTGCTGCTGATCACGGCGCTGCTGGCTGCCGACCAGTCGGTGACCTATGTGCCGGGCCGGGTCGTGAACACGATGACCCACGGATTCCGAGGCGAAGGAAAAACCGACGCCAAAGACGCTCGGGTGATCGCCGAAACCGCCCGGCTGCGAAGGGATCTGACCGAGGTCACGATGCCCGATGAGCTGGCGGTCTCGCTGACCCAGCTGACCAGCTACCGCGCCGACCTGATGTCGGACTGGGTGGCCGGGATCAACCGGCTGCGGGCGCTGCTGGGCTCGATCTTCCCCGCTCTGGAGGCCGCGTTCGACTACTCCAACCGAACCCCGCTGATCCTGGTCGCCGGGATGTGCACCCCCGCCGAGATCCGCACCGCCGGAATCGGCGGTGTCACAACCCATCTCACCGACAACAAGGCATGGGGTCCGGCGATCGGCAAGACCGCCGCGACCGCGGTCGCCGCCGCCGACGCCCAGGACCTGGTGCTGCCCGGCGAAGCCGATGCCGCGATGCTCGTCAAACGCATCGCCCGCAAGCTGCTCGACCTCGACCGCGAGATCAAAGACACCGACAAGCTGATCACCGCCCGATTCCGGCGACATCCGTGGGCGAGGATCATCGAGTCCCTGCCCGGCATGGGCCCTGGACTGGGCGCCGAATTTCTCGCCAGCACCGGCGGTGACCTGGCGAGCTTCGCGACCGCCGGCCGCTTGGCGTCCTATGCCGGATTGGTGCCGGTGCCACGCGACTCCGGTCGTGTCAGCGGAAACCTGCGCCGTCCCAAACGCTACAACCGACGCCTGCGCAGGGTCTTCTACATGGCCGCCCTGTCCAGCCTGCGCACGCAAGGCCCGTCCAGGCGGTTCTACGACAAGAAGCGCGCCGAACGACTCATCCATACCCAAGCCCTCCTAGCGCTGGCCCGGCGACTCGTCGACGTGCTCTGGGCACTGCTGCGCGACGGCCGCGAATTCACCCTCGACACACCGAATCCGGTCACTGTTGCGGCTTGACACGGTCATTGAGAGTCCTTTCCAAAGGCTGCGGCGTAGTCACGGGCGAAATCGGTGAGGTCGCGGGCCGGCCGTCCGGTGAGATCGGCGACGGAGGGGTACACCTCAGCCGCCTCTCCGCGGGCGTAATGGGCGTAGTCCTCGACGAGGCCGCCGATCTGCCACGACGGGAGCAAACCGGTCAGCGCGGCGGCGAACTGGTCGGCAGGTGCGTCGCGGAAGGCGATGTCCCGTCCGGTGGCGGCGGAGAGCGCGTCGGCGATCTGGGCATGGGTCACGGCGCGCGGCCCGGTGAGGGGGTACGTGCGGCGCGCGTGTCCGCTAGTGGTTAGTACGGCAGCGGCGGCGGCTGAGATATCTCTGGTGTCGATGACGCTGACCGCCGCGTCCCCGATGGGCGCGGCGAGGAATCCCTGCGCGATGGTGGCGGAGAAGTTGAGCAGCGCCTGCAGGTAGAGATTGGGCCGGAGCACGGTGTAGTCGAGACCGAGCTTCGCGACGTGCGCCTCGACCTCGGCGTGCCAGCGCAGGAAGCGCACCGGCGAATCGGCGCGGGCCGCGTACTGGGAGAGCAGCACGAGCCGGCCGACCCCGGCGTCGCGGGCCAGGTTCGCGAACTGAATCTGCAGCTCAGCCGCGTCGGGGGCGGACGGGCTGTTGAGGAAGATCGCGTCGACCCCCTTCAGCGCCGCCGCGATCGAGGCGGGATCCCGCAGGTCGGCGACGACGGTCTCGACGCCGTCGAGGGGACGGCCCCGGGTCATCGCGCGAACGGTGCTGCCGCGGGCCCGCAGAGCGGGAATCAGCGCGGACCCGACGGTTCCGGTCGCGCCGGTGACGAGCACGGTGTCCATTGTGGATTTTCCTTTCCTCCGGGGTGCTGTCCCCACCCTCGCCCGGACCCGCCGCCGCTCGCGTCGGCGACAATCGCCTACTTCGCCCGCCGCGGCCTGCCCTAAGGTTCCGGCCATGCCTCTCATCGGCCGGCCCGCCGAGATCGACCGCCTCCTCGCGCTGGTCCGCGCGGCCGAGCAGGGCGAAGGCGGGGTGCTCGTCCTCCGCGGCGAGGCGGGCATCGGCAAGAGCGCGCTGCTGGACCACGTCGAGCAGGCGGCGGAGCGGTTTCAGCGCATCCGGGCGTCCGGGTCGGAGTTCGAGGGCGAGCTGCCGTTCGCCGCCCTGCACCAGCTGTGTGTGCCCGTCCTGGCGCACCTCGACAGCCTCTCGACGCCCTACCGCGACTCCCTCCTGGTCGCATTCGGGCTGGCCGACGGCGCGCCGGACCCGTTCCGCGTCGGTCTCGCCGCCCTCGAACTGCTGGCCACGGCCGCGGCGGAACGCCCGATGCTGTGCGTGATCGACGACGCGCACTGGCTGGACGCCGCCTCGGCGCGCGCGTTGACGTTCCTCGCCCGGCGCGTCTCGGCCGAACCGATCGCGCTGGTGTTCGCCGCCCGTGACCAGGAGCCGGTGCCGGGTCTGGACGAGTTGCCCGGGCTGACCGTCCGCGGGCTGAGCGACGCGGACGCCCGCGCGCTGCTGGCCGAGGAGAAGACCGGGACGCTGGACGAGCGGGTGCGCGATCGCCTGCTCGCCGAGGCCCGCGGCAACCCGCTGGCGCTGATCGAGCTGCCGAAAGCAGGCGGTTTCGCGCTGCCGACCCCGTCGCCGATCGCGAGCCGGATCGAACGGAGTTTCCTCTCGCGCATGGCGGACCTGCCCCCGGACGCGCGGGAGCTGCTGATCCTCGCCAGCGCCGATCCGACCGGCGATCCGGGTCTGCTGTGGGCCGCCGCCCGGCGGCTGGACCTCGACGTGCCCGTCGCGAGCGCCGCGGCGGAGGCGTCCGGGCTGATCCAGTTCGACACCCGCGCGCGCTTCTGCCATCCGCTGGCACGCTCGGCGGCTTACCGCGCGGCTGAGCCAAAACAGCGGCAAGCAGCGCACCGAGCGTTAGCCGACTCGACCGACCCGGACACCGCCGGCGACCGCCGCGCCTGGCACCGCGCGCAAGCCACCGCCGGGCCGGACGAGGAGGTCGCGGCGGAGCTGGAAGTGTCGGCGTCCCGCGCGCAGGCCCGCGGGGGCGTCGCGGCCGCCGCGGCATTCCTCGAACGGGCCGCCGCGCTGTCGCTCGACCGCGGCAAGCAGGTCGAACGCACGCTCGCCGCCGCGCGAGCGACCCTCGCCGCCGGCCGGACCGACGCCGCAGCAGACCTCCTGACCAGCATCGACACCTCGACCCTGGCGGTCCCGCAGCGCGCCTCCGTCGACCTGCTCCGCGGACAGATCGCCTTCGTCCAGGGCCCGGACGGCGCGGTTCGCGGTCCGGAGATCATCCTGCGCGCGGCGGAGCAGCTCGGTGCCAGCGACCCGGAACGGTCACGCGAGTTCTTGGTGGCGGCGCTGGAAATGGGGCTCGTCGTCGGGCGGGCCGCCGGGGTGCTGGACCGGGTGCTCGCCGCCGCGCCCCCGGCCGGACCGCCGGATCTCCTCACGGCGCTGGTGCGCTTGACCACCGAAGGACACCGCGCCGGAGTACCCGCGATCCGCCAAGCCCTCACCGGCGACGACGAGGGCTGGACCCGCACGCCAGCCCTGGCCACTGTGCTCGCGG
The nucleotide sequence above comes from Amycolatopsis sp. AA4. Encoded proteins:
- a CDS encoding MFS transporter, whose protein sequence is MNSDLAPTGIAQSAPRSVRHQHRWLTLVVLSLAQLMDVLDSTIVNIALPSAQHDLGFPADYRQWVLTGYALAFGSLLLLGGRLSDHFGRKRLFLVGVGGFALASAVGGAAGNFATLLAARIGQGAFAAMLAPAALSLLSLTFADDAKERGRAFGIFGAISGAGGAVGLLLGGVLTQGLSWRWCLYVNLIIAAIAFVGGLVLLHDEERPQRVRLDVAGAVVVVLGLIGLVFGLGTAERNGWPDLRTLGPALAGLALIAAFVAIERRTAHPLLPLRVVLDRVRGAAYLTLGITGTGMFAVFLFLTFYLANTLGFSPVQTGVAFLPMIGLVMAGAVFSGAVLLPRWGPRPIVSLGCLLAAAGMALLTGIGADSSYAANILPALLVTGVGFGFIFGPVQNAATSCVRPHDAGVASALVTTAQQIGGSIGTAVFSSLATSATAGYLAAHPGAPVEATFAGYHLVFWTAAAVFLGGAVVAALLFRGGRLPVDPAAQHH
- a CDS encoding PadR family transcriptional regulator produces the protein MNDGPLREPTFLVLTALAAQPQHGYGVLRDVETISDGQVTLRAGTLYAALDRLHAEGWVEVDREEVVDSRLRRYYRLTEAGAARLTAEVQRRQRHTTAAERRLQLRSAGGLA
- a CDS encoding Dabb family protein, with the protein product MICHSIRFTFKPEVTARQKADVTAKMRELLDRIPAVKARVIGPDFGGKYELGAVLALEDIDGYSEYMNHPAHLELDRLGLPLVEEFGSSDITDDPDPEIGAKIAEVHRIRFENVPDVAELVSGLAEYTGSAAPGKHGR
- a CDS encoding TetR/AcrR family transcriptional regulator C-terminal domain-containing protein, producing MDPKERRAARHQPPKPGTGPKPRRRTVPITVEQVVDAALEIIAAEGYEALSMRRVADALNTGPASLYAHVVNKTDLDELLIARLCAKIVLPEPDAANWRSQIRDVCGQLRDLYLAYPGISGAAFAVAPTDLDTARLNEGMLAILLNGGVPAQAAAWGVDSLLLYVAAYCLEASIVRRRVEEKDAVWVVGRDEMQRRLAALPAEEFPCTARHAVELTAGEGHDRFDFTLDVMIDGLARR
- a CDS encoding helix-turn-helix domain-containing protein, with translation MRPQTEKAVRAWRTTCAAEITTMVLGGAWKPSIPHALAEHGVLRFGELSRLLSDLTDRVLTRQLRELESDGLLRRVVYPQVPPKVEYSLTELGENAQEVLNAMAAWGRSYAEEHDPGR
- a CDS encoding NADP-dependent oxidoreductase, with protein sequence MKSVRFSVFGGPEVLELVDVPDPHPGPGEVRISVRAAGVNASDWKKRQGLMDQELPQTMGHEAAGVVDEIGEGVTEVEIGDRVFGFAASGGAQAELAVLFCYTPIPPSLGFAEAAALPAAAETAARVLDQLGVASGTTLLVNGASGSVGSAAVQLAAARDARVIGTGSPATHDFLRSLGAAPVAYGPGMPDRVRALAPDGVDLALDVAGSGVLPELIQLAGGPEHVVTIADFAGAEQYGVRFSRGDGGHALYVISQLGELVEAGKFTLPVGLTFPLSDVAEAHRVGESGRVRGKLVLLPG
- a CDS encoding IS110 family transposase, whose protein sequence is MAIRLEVWVGIDVGKSMHHACAIDTDGKVLFSQKLGNDQRAIEQLIARASAAAQRAQWAIDLTSPMALLLITALLAADQSVTYVPGRVVNTMTHGFRGEGKTDAKDARVIAETARLRRDLTEVTMPDELAVSLTQLTSYRADLMSDWVAGINRLRALLGSIFPALEAAFDYSNRTPLILVAGMCTPAEIRTAGIGGVTTHLTDNKAWGPAIGKTAATAVAAADAQDLVLPGEADAAMLVKRIARKLLDLDREIKDTDKLITARFRRHPWARIIESLPGMGPGLGAEFLASTGGDLASFATAGRLASYAGLVPVPRDSGRVSGNLRRPKRYNRRLRRVFYMAALSSLRTQGPSRRFYDKKRAERLIHTQALLALARRLVDVLWALLRDGREFTLDTPNPVTVAA
- a CDS encoding ABC-F family ATP-binding cassette domain-containing protein encodes the protein MSSSIVCSDLSFAWPDGEVVFDGFSLAIGEGRTGLIGLNGSGKSTFLRLITGELRPAAGSVSVSGELGYLPQNLILAAERRVDEVLGVAAVRAALAAIERGEADERWFATVGEQWDVEERTRATLDQLGLAHVALDARAGELSGGELILLGLAAQFLRQPDVLVLDEPTNNLDLRARRLVGEAVRAWKGVLVLVSHDRELLRHVDRIGELRSGEVTFYGGNLEDYEAAVAVQQEAASRMLRAAESDLRRQKRELAEARTKLDRRARYGRKQWENKREPKVRMRKRQEDAEIAAGKHRTMHLGKVTEAEDRLKAAEEAVRADAEIRIDLPETSVPSGKEVLTLSEVELRNGLAVNLAVRGPERIALVGPNGSGKTTLLRTITGAIEPRSGTVRVPVPVRWLPQRLDVLDDTLSAAQNVARAAPSVSNNEIRAQLARFLLRGNRADQPAGSLSGGERFRATLATLLLAEPAPQLLLLDEPTNNLDLASVRQLSEALRSYAGALIVVSHDLPFLRTIGATRWVRLGSTVEETAG